The nucleotide window ATTGTCGATAAAAATACTATCTATAGGGGTGTGTAATGAATTTTGTAATAACCAGAAAAGTCAATGATGATGCTATTCACGGCGAAGCTAATAAAATATCGGGGAGGAACCCAATGACTACAGGAGAGTTATCGTTGCGACCCAAATTGCCTTCGATCACCGGAAGTCGATTTTGGGCCGCTTTTTTAGTCTTTTTATTTCATTCATCCCTGCCCAGCGATCTTGCTCCATTTGCAGACCCAACCATTCAGCATATTTATACGGTTATGGTTAGTAAGGCCGGATGGTTAGGGGTTTCATATTTCTTTATACTAAGCGGATTTATTATGGTGTGGTCAGCCAAAGATAGCGATACTGTCGGGGATTTTTACCTGCGGCGTTTTGCTAAAATCTACCCCACTCATTGTCTGACCTGGGCCATTGCATTTATAATTGGTGCAATTAGTATTTATCAGTATAAATTATGGTCATCAAATCTACTGTTGTTGAATACCTGGTTTGACGATGTGCGATACTTCTTTGTGGGCAACAGACCCAGTTGGTCTTTATGCATTGAAGCGATGTTTTATCTCTCTTTCCCATTCCTTTTTAGAATAATGAAAGCCATACCTGAAAAGTATGATTTTCTGGGATTAATTGCTGTCACTGCAGCCTCCTTCCTGGTCCAAATGTCCATTTATAGCTGGGTTGAACCGAATAAAATGATGGGGGCTTTTCCCATTTCCCAGCATCACTTCTGGATGTCATATATTTTCCCACCAGCACGAATTTTTGAGTTTCTGGCCGGTATGTTTGCTGCGCGATTGCTGATCAATGGACGGGAAATCATGCTGCCGAAAATTACCTCGCTTGCCTTACTTGTTGCAACATATATCGGATCTATGTATATCCCATTCCAGTTCAGTATGAGTGTTGTATTTATCATTCCAGTTTGTTTGTTAATTACTTCTCTTGCGGGTGATGATTTAAAAACCAGAAAGACGGTATTTAACCATAATACATCGGTTTGGTTAGGTGAGATCTCCTATGCATTCTATATGGTACATTTTTTAGTGCTCTTCTATTTTTTGAATTTGACGGCGGGAAGGAAGTTTGATCTGGTGGAAGGAGGGGGGCTTATTGTGGTTACGCTGATTCTGTCAATTGCCTGCGCGTCATTTGTGTACAAGTACTTTGAAGTACCGATGATGAAAATCATTCTGGTGAAGTTCAGAACGAAAAAGTTGATCAGCATTCGCGAATCTTCGTAACACCGGAAATGCACTGCTACCAGGGCATTGCCTCATCAAAGCACGAGGTGGCTTCCGTTCATCCGGTGGGAGGGCATGCGTTAAGTAGATGCTCTCCCACTCTTTACTGCTTAATCAGTAAGAAACCTGAAACCTTTTATCGGCTCCTCCATAAACGACACGGTATCTCCGTTTAGTGAATTTTATCAATAGTGCTCCTGATGAAAGGATACCGTGTAATGCCTGTACAAGTATGCTAGTAGCCGACATCGCGCAGCCGTGGGTCCTGAAAGACGGAAGCCACCATATCTGTAAATTTGGCGCTATCCAGATAGGCACAGTCTGTTCGGGATAAAAGCTCTATTTTGAAATCATTGAACTGGCCGGATAGCTGATGAATTTTTATCTTGCTCTTTACTTCACCACTGATCGAGCAACGCAATACGAGCGACACTCCTTTACCAGCGGCAATGCTTGAAAACAGCACAGGATAGGATCCACATTCAACCACGCGTTTTGGTGTGATATTTCCTTCATCGAAGAGCACATTGAAATTGCGCGTTGAAGTTGCACATTTTTTGCTACTAAGCAAAAAAACCTCGCCATCCAGACTGGATATATCGGTTATACGAGGATGACTTTTCTCAGTAATAATCACCAATTCACTGGAGAGTAATAGGGTTCGCGCATGTTGTGCATTGGAAAAACCGGCACCGATGATTACCGCATCGAACTCATTTTTATCGAAGGCGCTGAGTAAACTTATTGTATTTCCTATAGAAATGTCGATATTCCAGCCTAGATCCTGGCCTAAATCGATCAATGAACTAATAATATAGGGAGGTAAGCATTCAATTATCCCAACCCTAATGGTCAACTGACTGTTTTTAGAGTAGGAGATGTTGTTTTTGCAATCATCCGCGAGGTTAAGAATTTTTAGCGCATACTCATAAAGTATCTGGCCTTGCGCAGTAGGTGAGCACCCGTCTGTTCTTCTGTCTAAAAGGATGACATCAAGGTTATCCTCCAGGCTCCGTATTCGGTGGGAGATGCTGGATTGCACTCGATTCAGGCGCTCTGCGGCTTGGGTTATATTCCCTGTCTCCACGACTGTCACGAAGGCAAGAAGTTCACTTATCTTCATTTGAGACCTCATGCTGAAAGTTAACTCATTGTTTCGATAATGTTTATAATTTATGGCAATGAGTTTGTCACTATGTTTCTAATCCAAAATGTTGAACGAACAAAAATTGGGAGGGGTGGTTGAAATTTAATCACTTATTCCTGTCGTCACCCAAAAATCCAGTATAAATAATGATATGTTTATCAATTGCTTACTGATGAGATTGTGCAGAGTTCCACAGTGTCTCCCTCCTTGTTGGCTTGCAATGAATGTTGTCGGAACGTTTTTACAGAGACGGTTTGGCATTAATCCACATATTTCTTTTTAATATCCTGCGCGCTTTAAAATCCTATTGTATCGACTACTCACACCATAATACGGCGGGGTATCAATCTTTTCGATGTATACCTCGATTTTATTCGCTGGTTTTTTATTGCCATGCAAATTACGATTTTATGTGTGAGGCCTGGATTTTTACTTTGCACTTGTAGATCAACTGGTTATCTAATTATTTATATGCAAATTTATGCCTTCCCTGGCCTTCATTATTCGTATTAGTGAAAAATTCTTTTCGTATATGGGATAAAATATGGCGCACGCTGAGTTTGATAAAATAATGATCGAGCTGGTTGACTATGCTTATGAGCAAGCAACCTTTGATAATGAGACGCTCCGCCTGGCGCGTTTTTGTCTGCTGGATTCGATAGGGTGTGCGATTGCTGCCTCTACTGATTCTGATTGTTCCAGGCTGATGCGCAGTGTGCAATTCAGTAAAAACAGCCAGGGTGTACCTGTAGTGGGCACCGCACTACGCCTGGGGCCGATCGAAGCGGCGTTTCAGATCGGCTCAATGATCCGCTGGCTTGAGTTTAACGATACATGGCTTGCGCAAGAATGGGGGCATCCATCCGATAACCTGGGGGCTATTCTGGCTGCTGCGGCGTGGCGTAGTCTCTCCGATAGTCATCAGTCGGCTGTCAATATGGCTGCCGTACTGAACATGATGATTCGTGCTTATGAAATTCATGGTGTACTGTGCCTGTCTAACTGTTTTAATGCGCTGGGCATTGATCACGTCGTGTTGGTCAAGGTGGCCTCTGCAATCGCTGCTGCCCAGATTCTGGGGTTATCAAAGGATCAAGCGCTCAGCGCACTGTCCAATGTGATTATCGATGGCCATTCTCTTAGAACCTATCGACATGCGCCAAATGCGGGGACACGTAAATCATGGGCTGCTGGAGATGCAACGGCACGTGGCCTGCAGTTTGCGCTGTTTGCGCAAACTGGTGAGATGGGATATCCAACGGCACTCACAGCCAGTCGCTGGGGATTTGATGATGCGGTACTGAGAGGACAACCGTTCAATCTGACGCGTAATTTATCAGATTTTGTCATCCAGAATATCCTGTTCAAAGTTCCCAATCCTGCTGAATATCATGCCCAGACCGCAGTTGAGGTGGCTATTTGCCTTCGTAAGCGGATAATAGATGAAGGTTATTCCCCTGAGAGTATCGAATATGTTCGTGTGGAAACCACACGTCCAGCGATTCAAATTATTGATAAATCTGGTGCACTGAATAATTCTGCCGATCGCGATCACTGTCTCCAGTACATGATTGCTGTGGGGCTTCAAACCGGAAATCTGACCATTAAGGATTTTCATGAACCGCTTGCTTCAGATCCCCGACTGGAGGCGTTACGCCAGAAAATTACCTGCACTGAACGTCCCTCTTTTACCGAAAGCTACTACGACCCGGAGAAACGCGCGATCCCGAATGCGCTCTATATCAAGTGTCATGGGATGGCGGAAGAAATATCGGCACTTATCGAATATCCGCTCGGTCATGTCCGTCGTCGTGAAGAATGTTTCGACGCACTTCTGACGAAATTCCATCTAAATCTTTCTGACAGCCCGCTGCGTGATAGGGCGGATAGTCTGGCCGAGACCCTGACGTCAGGGGCGAAGCTGGATGATATGCCCGTCATTGACTTCCTGAAAATGTTTTCATGGGATTAAGTTCTTCTCAACATATTTGCGTAAATTCATAGGGT belongs to Enterobacter cloacae and includes:
- a CDS encoding acyltransferase; translation: MTTGELSLRPKLPSITGSRFWAAFLVFLFHSSLPSDLAPFADPTIQHIYTVMVSKAGWLGVSYFFILSGFIMVWSAKDSDTVGDFYLRRFAKIYPTHCLTWAIAFIIGAISIYQYKLWSSNLLLLNTWFDDVRYFFVGNRPSWSLCIEAMFYLSFPFLFRIMKAIPEKYDFLGLIAVTAASFLVQMSIYSWVEPNKMMGAFPISQHHFWMSYIFPPARIFEFLAGMFAARLLINGREIMLPKITSLALLVATYIGSMYIPFQFSMSVVFIIPVCLLITSLAGDDLKTRKTVFNHNTSVWLGEISYAFYMVHFLVLFYFLNLTAGRKFDLVEGGGLIVVTLILSIACASFVYKYFEVPMMKIILVKFRTKKLISIRESS
- the prpD gene encoding 2-methylcitrate dehydratase, translating into MAHAEFDKIMIELVDYAYEQATFDNETLRLARFCLLDSIGCAIAASTDSDCSRLMRSVQFSKNSQGVPVVGTALRLGPIEAAFQIGSMIRWLEFNDTWLAQEWGHPSDNLGAILAAAAWRSLSDSHQSAVNMAAVLNMMIRAYEIHGVLCLSNCFNALGIDHVVLVKVASAIAAAQILGLSKDQALSALSNVIIDGHSLRTYRHAPNAGTRKSWAAGDATARGLQFALFAQTGEMGYPTALTASRWGFDDAVLRGQPFNLTRNLSDFVIQNILFKVPNPAEYHAQTAVEVAICLRKRIIDEGYSPESIEYVRVETTRPAIQIIDKSGALNNSADRDHCLQYMIAVGLQTGNLTIKDFHEPLASDPRLEALRQKITCTERPSFTESYYDPEKRAIPNALYIKCHGMAEEISALIEYPLGHVRRREECFDALLTKFHLNLSDSPLRDRADSLAETLTSGAKLDDMPVIDFLKMFSWD
- a CDS encoding LysR family transcriptional regulator; translation: MKISELLAFVTVVETGNITQAAERLNRVQSSISHRIRSLEDNLDVILLDRRTDGCSPTAQGQILYEYALKILNLADDCKNNISYSKNSQLTIRVGIIECLPPYIISSLIDLGQDLGWNIDISIGNTISLLSAFDKNEFDAVIIGAGFSNAQHARTLLLSSELVIITEKSHPRITDISSLDGEVFLLSSKKCATSTRNFNVLFDEGNITPKRVVECGSYPVLFSSIAAGKGVSLVLRCSISGEVKSKIKIHQLSGQFNDFKIELLSRTDCAYLDSAKFTDMVASVFQDPRLRDVGY